A part of Desulfomicrobium baculatum DSM 4028 genomic DNA contains:
- the ruvC gene encoding crossover junction endodeoxyribonuclease RuvC: MAMERIILGVDPGSRCMGYGLVRERSGVLSLVEAGVVRPGEEAMSARLGLMYTRISELLHAHSPHAVAVENVFFARNSASALKLGQARGAVLAACGVHGAEVFGYEPTLVKKSLVGAGRAEKSQVSFMVGQLLGVKPDWAEDAGDALALAICHLNHSRFLAAVAAGQNGATRL; the protein is encoded by the coding sequence ATGGCGATGGAGCGCATCATCCTGGGCGTGGACCCCGGGTCACGCTGCATGGGTTACGGCCTTGTACGTGAGCGATCCGGGGTTTTGTCCCTGGTCGAGGCGGGCGTGGTGCGACCGGGCGAAGAGGCCATGAGCGCCCGTCTGGGCCTCATGTACACGCGTATCTCGGAGCTGCTGCATGCACATTCTCCACACGCGGTCGCGGTGGAGAATGTTTTTTTTGCCCGCAACTCGGCCTCGGCCCTCAAGCTCGGCCAGGCCCGGGGCGCTGTGCTCGCAGCCTGCGGCGTGCACGGGGCCGAGGTCTTCGGCTACGAGCCCACCCTGGTCAAGAAATCCCTGGTTGGAGCGGGCCGGGCGGAGAAGAGCCAGGTCTCTTTCATGGTCGGACAGCTGCTGGGGGTTAAGCCCGATTGGGCCGAGGATGCCGGCGACGCCCTGGCCCTGGCCATTTGCCATCTGAATCACTCCCGTTTCCTGGCTGCCGTGGCCGCTGGTCAAAACGGGGCAACTCGTCTATAG
- the ruvA gene encoding Holliday junction branch migration protein RuvA has protein sequence MIAYLEGTVLRRDEESCVLLTAGGVGYQLHLTSDGLAALPGAGDTARLFVHTLVREDALTLFAFSSWEERQAFVTLLGAPKLGPKTALAMLGCYSPAELAACIAKEDVAALSRVPGIGAKTAKRLLLDLKDKLVSSPSLLPGRTAPAPTASADCAAALVSLGYGRHEVDEVVRVVFEKEPDLDAGSAIRQALKIFASK, from the coding sequence ATGATTGCCTATCTTGAAGGAACGGTCCTGCGCCGCGATGAAGAGTCCTGTGTCCTGCTCACCGCAGGGGGCGTGGGCTATCAGCTCCACTTGACCTCGGACGGGTTGGCCGCCCTGCCCGGCGCCGGTGATACGGCCCGGCTTTTCGTCCATACCCTGGTCCGCGAGGACGCCTTGACCCTCTTCGCTTTTTCCTCCTGGGAAGAGCGGCAGGCCTTCGTGACCCTGCTCGGCGCGCCCAAGCTCGGTCCCAAGACGGCCCTGGCCATGCTTGGATGCTATTCCCCGGCGGAACTTGCAGCCTGCATCGCCAAGGAAGACGTGGCCGCCCTGAGCCGTGTGCCCGGAATCGGCGCCAAGACGGCCAAACGGCTGCTCCTGGACCTGAAGGACAAGCTTGTTTCTTCTCCAAGCCTGCTTCCCGGCCGCACCGCTCCGGCGCCCACGGCTTCGGCGGATTGCGCGGCGGCGCTCGTGTCCCTGGGATACGGGCGGCATGAAGTGGACGAGGTGGTGCGGGTGGTGTTCGAAAAAGAGCCCGATCTGGACGCGGGCAGCGCCATCCGGCAGGCTCTGAAGATTTTTGCTTCCAAATAG